The region gagtactcgaaaaaataaaaacataccgaccaccgactctcaacataaagtaaatgactgaaatttaaaggtgctgactccaacaatttaaaagcagtacgattggccctcttgaatataccaccgggttgtcgactatcctaatgaccagccgggcgtaatgtctaaccgccacagtgacctgacaaccgcgatcactgcttccccccaaatggtaacccaacaccttaacccctgttgggaagggtcgtagcacgggtaggtgataatcctaaaccgcatgctcctatatgacaatagtacgattgtatagtgccaccatgTCCCATActacgggccaccaatgcactcgtttccaagtcgactacggcatctagtctaataatgcatcatgcacaatgatgtcaacattcatcacataagcatatcatcacttggcatttagaaagtaaacacaacacccatgcataacaatgtgaggatgactaatctacatagcattttcatgatggcatgactagattagataaaattaaatgaatgccaaacaatgccttgaaacaaggccaaacgtcctctccccacttacctgtagtgtacaaggactcccgttcggtacgggtgagatccggtgcgagaagtataggatttggtgaacctatcatgagtgagcagggttagtatttcaccattttggaatcaagattaacatgatccaatgacacgatcatgtctagaatcctaaaagaaggtcacacgtccaatTTTGGTCCAATCGGacaaaaaaatcacattcggagcctctcgggtgggtcagacagcccacttgtctgacccaccagtcagaccaccggtgggtaggtcggcccatcggttggcctaccggttgggccagagggtctgctaagaccggcgggcagggtggctcacaggttggcccaccggtctggcccgtcgattgtgcccgagggccctgccctctcaggcgggtgcccacaggcgggccagatggcccacaggtcttggcgggaaacctgttgtttcttctcaacttcccccaatctttggagattcaaatggggcttttccaaacccattcttcacacattcaaggtcttataggatggttctaacctagatctaggttagatttatggaatgggaagccatcttaccttctttgctcaagaacaccttcaaacccccaaaatcacttcaaatccacaatgcttctccaaccttgtaaatacttcttcaaatctttcaagatcaacacataaatcatctattaaaccttagattcatcatttcaagggggatttacaagatctcaagaaaccctacccaaatcaagggttttacttgggtatggtgaaagtttaaggaacccagcctttgctaacctctaaacgtagatctagtgttgaagatcactttTTTCGGcatcgaaatgggaagatcaagcctcggcgccgctgaaatccatctcttcttcctcttccttctcttctcaccaacgtacgagtgtcataaatgagaaaagaaaagtataaatgctatatatacttctttaaaatgctaagtaattcacatgggtgggtcactcaggtgggtggatgcgcccacctgtccgcccacctgagggccaaaacttgggattttgacagaattcggccctcggcgcGAATCTCACCCTTGGCATATGtgtaatatatgtatgcaccttaatatacagctacatacctgctttatccctacatggccttatgataggtgcatgtacacgacttgggtattcccgtctcttctggcactggctcggacttatcgggccagccggtgtttaaagtcacccttgccatcatagtccataaggagcccgctctaattctctccggttcaagtcctgcatggttaaaccgggtcaaccgtgtaatcagaccgggtttaagaagtagggtattacaactaTAGTTTTGTGAAATATATAAAGATAGAAGAATAAAATCAAAGCACATCCAACACCCAAATATGATATCTCCACCTGGGAAAAGTAGCACCACAACATAGATGAAACGGAACCAAAAACAAGGCCTAACCAACCTACTGATCACATGTTCTCTGTTACCAATTccgttaatatttttttatacttcTCCCACAAAATAACCACTAGAATCTGTATTAAACAACAAATGTTTGTTGGCTAAAGACACTCAATGCCACCTAACAGAGCAACGTTAGGAGACACTAAGAACACAAAGTATTGCATTAAACCTTGAGTGCTAATAATAAAATGCAAATCATTTTAGAGTAGAATTGATGCACAAAATTGATACGGCAAGTCCCCTATATCAAAAACGATACCTGGGGTTTCCGCATAAAACACAAACAATAGCCCATCATTTGAGAAAAAGAGGTCAACATTCCCCCTTTCAAATTATAATGTTAAATATGAAGTCCCAAAGCAGCCCATGAAAGACACATAACACAAAGCATACTCTTTGGGTAACCCATCTATGAGCTCTGAAAATCCACAAGAAATTACAGACTCCACGCTAAGATAAAAGttctttaaaattgaaaatagggaaatataaaaattcaatagaaataaaaatgacacTAGTTGATCTAATAGCATTAATTGAGTTATCATTCATATATAAACAACTTAGCGCGTTtcactttaaaatttaaatggttGTTAGTTAATTCCTGCtatcattccaaaaaaaaaaaaataataataataatttaattccTGCTATAATTGTATATGTAGATATGGGAACCAAGGCTGATAAGAACAtgatcaaataaacaaaattagatttttttttgttaatgacgggtatccaagcctttggcctgactagtctcgcgggcccatactgacttCACAACGCATGGACCGAGTCATACTGAGGTTGAaagagaatcattcaacttttattgAAAGGCAATGAAGAGTACCAAAcaaccccgtgtgagtggcacaaggtgtgcctagtgggagtcgaactcaggacgtccgagtttacagcTCGTTCCAgatacaaacaaacaaacaaaactaaATATAATTGCCTTGTTGCATTTTTTTGCTGGCATGATTTGTTTCTTATAATATTTTAACggggaaaaataaaacactGCCCTACTGGGTAGGAGCACATCAACGTGTAAATCAATGAAAGGAAGTGCAAGAGCATCTTTAGAGCGTGATGGGAAAAACACAACATAGTCTTTCAGAACCCTATTATGTCTAAGGGTGTAATAATGCAAACgggtaacttttttttttttcattgttaaAATATCATAAGAGACTGATCCCTGTAAAAAGATGGTAACACTATCTGACCaaaggcccgtttgattttgtttctcttgtttctatgtctagaaacagtagaaatggtttttttttttttgtttctatgctaagaaatgatttttgaaaatacaaaaaggtgtttgatttttctgtttcccgaaaagttttcaacagtgtagtcgagttcaagacatgagtgaaagCATGATGTTGTAAgaatgcaactcacgagtgaaggcatgacgttggagttgcaTGTATGCTTCATGAAGATGAGCTTTAGAAGGACGAAGGCAATCCGAAATTGTGAGTTtcgcacaaccaggttggaatcACCGCATTTGGATAgcaagaagtttcaacaatgggttgggagTTTGGGTAGGTCGAGCgaagtatcgggtttttcacaaattttgtcgctcccacttgtttctagaaacagaaaaataagtttaacttgtttctccattcctgtttctagacacagaaataggcataaatttctatttttgtttccaaaaacaagtgaaatgaaaagaaaaatcaaatggtttttggagtgtttttccatttctgagcacaaaaaaatgaaaaaaccgtttctagaaacaaaatcaaacaggccctaagctTCACATATCCTTTGTTCTTCTCTCTTTGGAATTTTTAGGTAAGAATAGTCTAATTGAGTCAATCATCCTTTTTTTTGCTGGCACTTACATTTATCTTATATTAAAGAATGATATGATAATTTCAACTGTTCAGATTTATAAGATTATggtgtgaattttttttaatcaaaactgtttattaaaatgaaaattaatcGGAATGGATAAACCAAATAATAATtggattgaatttgattttgaaaaggaaaagggaGTGGAACTTATCTTCTCATAGGATTGACAACCTTGTCATGCTACCCAATGCACCTCTAGCAGCTATGgtattatttttggaaaaagtcaTCTAACTTCTTTAGTCTCTCAAGagcaaaaaaaaacaatgaagaatTTCCTATTATATAATGTGAAGTCAAGGATCCTCTTTGATGTGGCAATTTGGACCACCTCTGCCAGCATTTTCTACTTGGCCTATATTGTCACATGccccaaaaaatataatttttttgttacaAACTATAAATATATGGTCATAATGAAACATGAAGGCTTACCTTAATAGactaaattttttctttaaaaaaaaaaaattatgttcaaGATGAAAGTTCAAACACCCAATATGTAAAACACGCATTTCCATGAACTTTCACAAACCAAATAAGACCATAAAAAAATGCTTTCGTTGAGAGTTGAACTCAAGACCTCCCGCTTACTAAATGGGTGCTCTAACCAAATGAGCTACGAAAGCTATCAGGtttgtattttttcctttctatatAACAAAATATACATACTTTTGCTCACCTCATGGTTCCATGTTTGGCATTGGGGAAGTGTTTCCTTTGGGGGAGTGTGGACCTTGCATGAGtgcaggtaggggtgtcaaccggtcgggccggtccagTTTCGATTgagcttaatcgggcttgaaaaCTGTCAAAGGTTGCAccatgtccgcccatttaactaatcgggcttagttagtgagggcatggtacgctttatattcggtcggccGGTCTCGGCCTATAGTCAGGCTTTAGTCAGGCCTTAACCAGGctatggacatgtttaatgtcaAACAGGCTTTAACCGATTTTAAACGGGTCCTCTtgaaaatgtgctcttatattccagcccactcatgcaagcccaaaaaaatgacaagaaatAAAGAGTCAAGAGATTCAAAAccaaccatttcatttttttttttttagctactTCACTTTAACCGAACGAGAAATCAAATATTTGTAAAACCTTTTGACTTTTTGACATATACTAACCGAGCTTGTTGATTGCAAATTCATTTACTCTCATTCAaatatatctatctatctatgaTTAAAATATTCTCTTAATTACCCTTCTCCATGAATACCTATTCTAACAGTTAAATGATGTCAATGGAAATTCAACAAAGACACCAAAATTCTGATCCATCATGATCCTGCAAGCATCTcttcaataaaaatatttaaaaacaacataaaaaatccataaatttgattcaacatcctcataattaaaatatttagaaatatcataaaaaaaatcttaaatccttatccaagcatcccacaattaaaatatttagaatcataaaaagtcctaaatccttatccaagcatcccacaattaaaatatttagaaatcTTAAATTTGTATCTAAACATCTCCAAAGTTAAATATTTGGATACATGACCCAAAAATATTCTGATTTGATCCAACATGGAGTGCTTCAACATGAATCCCAcctaatagaaaatagatgaaacaTAAACATTAGTAAATATAAAGATAAAGGATAGCGAATATGtcataatcaaagaacaagaatGATATTACCTGTGAAATTTTACCTAATAGACTAAACATTAGTAGCAGTAGAGGCATTAGAAGATCTTTGCGTAGGTTCTACTATAATATTAGTATCACCACTCACATCCAAAGACAACACATCTCCCAAAGCATTAGCTAAATCACTGGCATCATCAACTGGTTCAGCTTTAAAAGTGTACAAAATGAACAAGAGGACATATAAGATATTAAAATATGACAAAAAAATGTGATGAAGCAACATTTTTTTTAACGGATGAAAAAtgtatatttaaatttttagaaattaccTCTAAAGTCTACTCCGAACATCCAATCTCGAAGGCAAATCAACGCTTCAACTTTTGTAGGTAATAACTTACTTCTGTTTTTGTCAATGACTTTACTTCCAGCACTAAAAGTAGATTTAGAAGCAACAGTTGATACCCGAATAGCCAACACATCACGTGCCATCCGAGAAAGATTACAATACTTTGCTCCTTGTAACTTCCAAAAGGCCAATACATCATAATGCTTGATCAGATCTTTAATCCTTAGCTTCTAGATATAAATCCAATTCAGATTTATCTTGTATTACATTAATAGTGGAACTCTCATACATGGATAGCTCctacaaaacaaaacaattaaaatgaataatgtaatatattgaattaaaatatatgttttaaacaaccaaaaaaataaaaacaaaaagaaaaaacataatgatttatacCTCCCAATCTAAAACATCTCCAACTGTATTGTCCTCAATAGCATGTGACTGTAATCCCCTATCTTCCTCAGTTATCTCCATGCACTGATACTCTTCAAAGAGTCGTGCTAAGATTAATTTCACAAGGTTAAACTTTTCCATTACTGTTGAATCCAAACTGTATATCTTATCATACCTAACAAAGATTAGCTTGTAACGAGGATCAAATACAACTGCAATAGCTAAAATGATGCTATATGAGTCCCAATACTTGTCAAacttcttttccatttcttgtgccatcttcttcaatagtcttctcccTGATTTATCGTTTTCAACAAAGACAAATGTATATTCCATGcattattaaaatataaattttctgTTAGGTACTTTGACCCAAACAATAATTTAGTAATGTCATTAAAATGtttcaaaaagaaacataagtgttcaatctttttccaatcctcattgcttggacacactttaaagtttttatccACCAATTCTAGTTGTTGAAATGCAGTCTGATAGATGATGACATAATCAAGCATGTGATAAGTCGAGTTTCAACTTGTGGAAACATCTCCATGCAATCCTTTCTGACTTGGTATATCCAATTGTTTATAGCATTTAAGAAATTTTACTTTGTTTGAGATGCCTTCGCATATGTTACACTCGATCGAACAAGATGTACAGATTCATCAATGCATTTCAAACCATCTTGTACAATTAGGTTCAATATATGAGCACAACATCTATTGGGAAAAAACTCACCACTACACAATAATGCCTTCTTCAATACTAAACTTTTTTTCAAGtgctcaataaaacaaaggttAGCACCGACATTATCTAATGTAATAGAGAACAATTTCACATATATTAGCTCCTGTGTGTGGGGGTGGCATGATGCAAAATTTCAGTAATTTTTTATGTAGTACCCATTCTGTGTCAATGTAATAACAAGTGAAAGAAATATAAGAGTTAGTGGTTATAGAGGTCCACAAATTAGTATTCAATAACATTCTACCATTGAAGGAACTCAAAAATccttaatcctttttttttttctctagtatgCAACCTCAAGATACCAACCATTTGGGTATTCCTAATAGGACTGAATTATGGGTAAAGATAAGAAATCAAAGCCCTAAACTCTTCATACTCGATGAATACCAAGGGCAACTCGTGTCTGACAATAAATGTGGTAATCATATCTCGTACTACATCTGCATCAATCCTCTTAGTTTTCAGTGCCATATTCCCATCACCTCCACCCAATAACATTTGAGCAAcatctttatttttatgtttgagGCAACACTTAAGATGTTTCCTTAAACTGCCAGTGCCATTGATAGATGAGTCAACCAGATATATATTCCCACAAGCCTTGCATTTTTCTCTTTGTCTTCCATCAGGATTTTTCTCTTTAGGGATATTAATAAACTCTTTCTAAACTATGGAAGTTTTTCTCCTATTTCTTGGTAAAGTACTAACTATAGCCGATGACACAACTGATCCAGTGTTATAATCAGATGCAGTTCTTGAACTAGATAGACTAGAACCATTCCCTCTATTTACTTCATCAACAGACATCCGAACTTCTTGATCTTTTTTATTTGACATTATGTAATTCAAAtgaataaaacaacaatagactgtaaaataataaataaaaaatgaatcttcatcAAAATAAAACTTCACGTTAATAAGACTTGACATCTATtcagtaaaaaataaatcaataatgaAGATTTGTAAGAGTTTAACATTTGCTTGATGATCTGTAACAAATATAATAAGCAAGCATTCCACAATGAAAGGAAATTGGAATCCATAGTCAAACAAGAATATTAGttacttaaaagggaaaaataaataattaaataaaagaacaaacatTGCATGCATTTTAGTACAAACATTGCTTACATTTTAGTGTTCATCAGTTGAATCTAGTACTGTGGGTCAATAACCACTTATCAACATATCTAAATAATGTTTAAGGCTTAAATGAAAAGCCAACTCTGAACAGAACAAGGGACACAAGGACAAAATCAAAATacagtatatattttgaattccatttattttttttccccttggttttaatatgaaattaaattttttttgcatgttttgAAGAGGATGGCATTGATGGGGACAAACAATCTGCATCAATGGTTGCTAAAATCTTTGCCAATGTGTGATCTATGTGGGGAACATGGAAAGAAGATCAATGAAAGTTCTGGAAAGGGTTTCATGGAGACCACTGTGGTTGGTTCCATAgagaaatttgaaattctggttTTGGAGGGGATGAGAACCCGAATGGGTAGAAAAGAAAAGGCTAAGAAGGGGAtttgggagaagagagatgggaAGAGATTAAGGCAATGTGTTGCAGTTGTGATGCTAATACAAATGAGAGATGcagagaaagagaatgaagcTTTTGGGGAGATCAAAATtgatttattactttctttcataaatccaataCCATTCCAGAATTGATATATAGTAAGTGCAGTTAGTCGATCTTTTCATTTAAACATGTCAGTTTTATACAtatacaaaaacaacaaaatcaaGGAACATGGTgatgaaaatggaaaatccAAGTAAGAACGTACCTAGAAAGGCAGCACTAACCAAGTTGTACTTTTCTCCTTGCAGACAGTGAAGAAATACTTGGCAACAATGGAGAAACACATCCACGGCGCAATAACAGTCGGCCAAATAGAAACGAAGAGTGTTTGGCGATTGGCGAGTCGACGACAATGGAGAAACATAGCGGCGGACTGCAGCGTAACAAGAAACGAAGAGGAAGGTGGAAGAAGGAGACTAGGAGAAGGTCGAAGGGTAGTCCGTAGTcggttagggtttttggtttctttctttactttttagtttttactctttaatgtgggtggtaaaataggtattctgcaatcattaaagggtcgggccaggccGGTGCACAATAAGCCAGTCTCAGTCAGATGTTATtcagtcggtctcggtcgggcaccTGATGGTCCAAGTAGTAGGACTAAGATCAgcctgacacatttaataaatggtccgggccCAGCCAGTCTATAAACGATCGGTTTCTATCGGTTCAGTCTGGtcaggccacgaattgacacccctcaGTGCAGGAACCAGTGACAGCATTGATGGAAGCATTAACAAGGGTGAAATCTCTACCTTTCATGGGGGGCCAACAAAGAGGTCAGTTTGCCTCTATGTCTGGGTGCAGGAGACAAACTTCCCCTATAGAATTCTTTTTCCCTATctaattttacatttatggttGTATAATTTTCCTTATCCTAATCTCGTCAATTCATCTATTGTTGCCTCAGATACCTTatcttttgatggagactatCCAAGTGGACCCTACACTTACTTGAGTTTTAAATTCTTATATTGGAGCAAATTATGcttaatttaaattaaaatgtcACTTTCCATATTTAGATTTGACCTAGGATTGAATTGGAAAACAAATTATCCATAAATTTTGGCTTAGGACTTGTTCGAACTTATCAACTGAGAATAGATCCTTTGCATATACATTCACTTGCAAGTATATGTGAAGATCCAACACATGTTCTTTTTGCTTCCATATATACTCCTCTTCACCCTATGTGCAAGTAAACATATGTGTTTAGGATCTAATCTCCATTTACTTCGGTCATGTCTATGTATGACTACTATATGTCCCAATTTGGCTCAAAAAATTGGACTTGGCTCTTAAAGGCATGCTTGGCTAATTCTAccaatttaattctaaaaaaCTCTTAGAATTTAGGATTTGACTTGAAGCCAATTCCCCCTTTGGTTATTTATTTCAGTAAAACAAACCCTGCCAGTCTAGTGCAGGAAAAACCTAAACTGGAATAGGTGTGAGAAGACTACATTGCCCCTCCCCGATGTGCGTAAAGATGCTTCTACAATTAAAGCATCTACAATGATGTCCACACCTCCCTAATTGCTTTGCAGGCTAAACTTGAATCATCTCTCAAACTTCtatccttttcttttgatttatttttacatttttttaagCCTTTTTAAGATTCGATGTATTTTTACATTTTCTCAATTATTCTAGGCTTCCCATGTAAGAATAATTTATAAGATCGATATGATGAATCAATGAACAAGAAACGATAATACAATCATGAATCTAACACATACCCGGATCCATATCGTATTGGGAAGATTCCACAAGCTTTAGCCTTTCCCTCTCTACAATCTTCTTCCCTGAGCTTTCTCTCTTTGTTAGTTTTGTCTGCTCCCTTCTCTATATAAATTG is a window of Macadamia integrifolia cultivar HAES 741 unplaced genomic scaffold, SCU_Mint_v3 scaffold1844, whole genome shotgun sequence DNA encoding:
- the LOC122064978 gene encoding zinc finger BED domain-containing protein RICESLEEPER 1-like isoform X2, with the protein product MAQEMEKKFDKYWDSYSIILAIAVVFDPRYKLIFVRYDKIYSLDSTVMEKFNLVKLILARLFEEYQCMEITEEDRGLQSHAIEDNTVGDVLDWEELSMYESSTINVIQDKSELDLYLEAKD
- the LOC122064978 gene encoding zinc finger BED domain-containing protein RICESLEEPER 1-like isoform X1 encodes the protein MEYTFVFVENDKSGRRLLKKMAQEMEKKFDKYWDSYSIILAIAVVFDPRYKLIFVRYDKIYSLDSTVMEKFNLVKLILARLFEEYQCMEITEEDRGLQSHAIEDNTVGDVLDWEELSMYESSTINVIQDKSELDLYLEAKD